The following proteins are co-located in the Flavobacteriales bacterium genome:
- a CDS encoding aldehyde dehydrogenase family protein, which yields MQQILNYIDGKFHAPRSGQFLDNYNPATGEVYSLIPDSDAADVEAAVQAAKAAFPSWSALTREERSQHMLNVSRRISERLDELAEAESADNGKPVWLAKKVDIPRASDNFKFFATAILHDSSELHDTDGKYLNYTLRQPIGVAGCISPWNLPLYLFTWKIAPALAAGNTVVAKPSEITPMSAFLLSQICDEVGFPKGVLNIVHGLGAKVGSAITENPNVPMISFTGGTETGKTIARTAAPMFKKLSLELGGKNPNIIFDDCDMENALKTSLNSSFANQGQICLCGSRMYIQRGIYNEFRDRFVGMVKEMKVGNPKDADVKLGAVVSKPHFEKILSYIELAKQEGGTVLCGGKEAKTDLGGWFIEPTVIEGLPDTCRTNQEEIFGPVVTLQPFDTEEEVLAYANGTKYGLASTVWTSDLTRAHRVAAQLHTGIVWINCWLVRDLRTPFGGVKQSGVGREGGWEALRFFTEPKNVCIPIS from the coding sequence ATGCAGCAGATTCTGAACTACATAGACGGCAAATTCCACGCACCCAGATCGGGTCAATTCTTGGACAACTACAACCCCGCAACGGGCGAGGTCTATTCGTTGATTCCTGACTCGGATGCGGCCGATGTGGAAGCCGCAGTGCAGGCCGCTAAGGCCGCGTTTCCCAGTTGGTCTGCGCTAACGCGCGAAGAGCGGTCGCAGCACATGCTCAACGTTTCGCGCAGAATTTCGGAGCGGTTGGATGAACTTGCCGAAGCCGAAAGTGCCGACAACGGCAAACCTGTTTGGCTGGCCAAGAAGGTGGATATTCCACGCGCTTCCGACAACTTCAAATTCTTCGCCACGGCCATTTTGCATGACAGCTCGGAATTGCACGACACCGATGGAAAATATCTGAACTACACGCTTCGTCAGCCCATTGGTGTGGCTGGCTGTATCTCTCCATGGAACTTGCCGCTTTATCTCTTTACATGGAAAATTGCACCCGCATTGGCCGCAGGTAATACCGTGGTTGCCAAACCATCAGAGATCACACCCATGTCGGCATTTTTGTTGTCGCAGATCTGCGATGAGGTAGGTTTTCCAAAAGGTGTGTTGAATATCGTTCATGGTCTGGGCGCCAAGGTCGGTTCGGCCATTACAGAAAACCCGAATGTTCCGATGATCTCCTTTACGGGAGGAACGGAAACAGGAAAGACCATCGCGCGGACGGCCGCGCCCATGTTCAAGAAACTCTCGTTGGAGTTGGGAGGAAAGAATCCCAACATCATTTTTGATGATTGCGACATGGAGAATGCGCTCAAAACCTCGCTCAATTCCAGCTTCGCGAATCAAGGACAGATCTGTCTGTGCGGTTCGAGAATGTACATTCAGCGTGGTATTTACAATGAGTTCCGCGACCGTTTTGTGGGGATGGTGAAGGAGATGAAGGTCGGCAACCCGAAAGACGCGGATGTAAAACTCGGAGCCGTGGTTTCCAAACCGCATTTCGAGAAGATCCTGTCCTATATCGAATTGGCAAAGCAAGAGGGCGGAACCGTCCTTTGCGGAGGCAAAGAGGCCAAAACAGACCTTGGCGGCTGGTTCATCGAACCGACCGTCATAGAAGGTTTGCCAGACACATGCAGAACAAACCAAGAAGAGATCTTTGGCCCTGTGGTCACACTTCAACCGTTCGATACGGAGGAAGAAGTGCTCGCCTATGCCAATGGCACCAAATACGGTTTGGCCTCAACCGTTTGGACCAGCGACCTGACGAGGGCGCATCGCGTTGCAGCGCAATTGCATACAGGCATTGTTTGGATAAACTGCTGGTTGGTGCGCGACCTGCGAACGCCTTTCGGTGGTGTAAAACAATCGGGCGTTGGCCGCGAAGGTGGTTGGGAAGCGCTTCGCTTCTTTACCGAACCGAAAAACGTTTGTATTCCGATTTCCTGA
- a CDS encoding GHKL domain-containing protein has translation MGKNTIKATIILMTVALVGLIGIQVYWINNAVKLRQQKFQSSVNEALGNVVYQYEKLKTAENLALKMDLREKRKRLVLEMDSINRAIRRTQDSLMLLQHQKFELDNGFAPNPQALPTNHGFFFAPEDNFANVFASNNEAHFEINIYEEFLVDSAGTLVKRSRQKRFESPNYGPIRKPSIPESQDQVEWYVDSLKQAQAMNLQWLEKRADMVNEIFEEIVSVDLYNRADDIDTLALDSLLREQLKDKGIGADYAYGIFDPFMNAFYLDADSEEVNGILASPHKVNLTPGNVFSQPKFLSIFFPNQNKYLLRTMWLLLTISAMFILVIIFSFSFTVSTIIRQKKVSEIKNDFINNMTHELKTPISTISLACQALSDPDIKNTAGIVDNYINVIADENKRLAMVVENVLRTAVMDKGELKLKVTDLDVHEVVSQVLQNMKIQLERRGGQFITDLQATETLVQADKIHLTNVVFNLVDNALKYTENIPVIKVGTRNEKNGIVVFVEDNGIGIGISKENQKKIFDKLYRVPTGNIHNVKGFGLGLSYVKAIVDKHNGWITVRSELDRGSRFEIFIPHKYIQP, from the coding sequence TTGGGCAAGAATACGATCAAAGCAACCATTATTCTGATGACCGTGGCGCTGGTAGGGCTGATCGGGATACAGGTGTATTGGATCAACAATGCGGTGAAGCTGCGCCAGCAAAAATTCCAGTCTTCGGTAAATGAGGCGTTGGGAAATGTGGTCTATCAGTACGAGAAACTGAAAACGGCCGAGAATCTGGCGCTGAAAATGGATCTGCGCGAAAAGCGCAAGCGTCTGGTGTTGGAAATGGATTCCATCAACCGCGCCATTCGCAGAACGCAGGACAGCCTGATGCTGCTGCAACACCAAAAGTTTGAACTGGACAATGGATTTGCGCCAAACCCGCAGGCATTGCCGACAAACCATGGTTTCTTTTTTGCGCCAGAAGACAACTTTGCGAACGTGTTCGCATCGAACAATGAGGCGCATTTCGAGATCAATATCTATGAGGAATTCTTAGTGGATTCTGCGGGAACGCTGGTGAAACGAAGCCGCCAGAAACGGTTTGAATCTCCTAACTACGGGCCGATAAGAAAACCCTCGATCCCCGAATCGCAAGATCAAGTGGAATGGTATGTTGACTCGTTGAAGCAGGCACAGGCCATGAACCTGCAGTGGCTGGAGAAACGTGCCGACATGGTGAATGAGATCTTTGAGGAGATCGTGAGTGTGGACCTGTACAATAGGGCCGATGACATTGATACGCTTGCACTTGATTCTCTTTTGCGAGAGCAACTGAAGGACAAAGGCATCGGTGCAGATTATGCGTACGGCATCTTCGACCCGTTCATGAACGCGTTCTATTTGGATGCCGATTCGGAAGAAGTGAACGGCATTCTTGCCTCACCACACAAAGTCAATCTCACACCAGGAAACGTGTTCAGCCAACCGAAATTCCTAAGCATCTTCTTCCCCAACCAGAACAAGTACCTGCTGCGCACCATGTGGCTGCTGCTCACCATTTCGGCCATGTTCATTCTGGTCATCATCTTCTCCTTCTCGTTCACAGTTTCCACCATCATCCGACAGAAAAAAGTATCAGAGATCAAGAACGATTTCATCAATAATATGACGCATGAGCTGAAAACACCGATCAGCACCATTTCGCTGGCGTGTCAGGCGCTGAGCGATCCCGACATCAAGAACACGGCTGGTATCGTTGACAACTACATCAACGTAATTGCAGATGAGAACAAGCGGCTGGCAATGGTGGTGGAGAACGTTCTGCGTACGGCCGTGATGGACAAAGGCGAACTGAAACTGAAGGTCACAGACCTTGATGTGCACGAAGTGGTGAGCCAAGTGCTGCAGAACATGAAAATCCAACTGGAGCGCAGAGGCGGTCAGTTCATCACCGATCTGCAAGCCACCGAAACACTGGTTCAGGCCGATAAGATCCATCTCACGAACGTGGTCTTCAACCTCGTGGACAATGCCTTGAAATACACGGAGAACATTCCCGTGATCAAAGTCGGAACGCGGAACGAAAAGAATGGAATTGTGGTTTTTGTGGAGGACAACGGCATCGGCATCGGCATCAGCAAGGAAAATCAGAAGAAGATATTCGATAAACTATACCGTGTTCCCACGGGAAACATCCATAATGTAAAAGGCTTCGGGCTCGGACTGAGTTATGTGAAGGCCATCGTTGACAAGCACAACGGCTGGATCACCGTTCGCAGCGAGCTGGACCGAGGCAGTAGATTTGAAATATTCATCCCCCATAAATACATTCAACCATGA
- a CDS encoding response regulator, with translation MSTEKINVLLAEDDPNLGMLLREYLNAKGYQTTLAENGKVGYEAFKQGGFDICILDVMMPVKDGFTMAEEIRQTDKQIPIIFLTAKSMKDDKLKGFAAGADDYITKPFSMDELLMRMQAILRRTLPDGNKAKKKEAINVGGFLFDYDRQVLQINGEERRLTTKEADLLNMLCENRYDVLDRNYALNKIWGDDNYFNSRSMDVYIAKLRKYLAPDPEVELVNVHGKGFKLLAKE, from the coding sequence ATGAGCACAGAAAAGATAAACGTACTGTTGGCCGAAGACGACCCGAACCTCGGAATGCTACTTCGCGAATACTTGAACGCCAAAGGCTACCAGACCACTTTGGCCGAGAACGGAAAGGTCGGTTATGAGGCTTTTAAACAGGGCGGTTTCGACATCTGCATTCTGGATGTGATGATGCCTGTGAAGGACGGCTTTACCATGGCGGAAGAGATCCGCCAAACGGATAAGCAGATCCCCATCATCTTCCTTACGGCCAAGAGCATGAAGGATGACAAGCTGAAAGGGTTTGCGGCTGGAGCGGATGATTACATCACCAAACCGTTCAGCATGGACGAACTGCTTATGCGCATGCAGGCCATTCTGCGCAGAACGCTCCCAGATGGCAATAAAGCCAAGAAGAAAGAAGCGATCAATGTTGGTGGATTCCTATTCGACTACGACCGTCAGGTGCTACAGATAAACGGAGAAGAAAGACGCCTCACAACGAAAGAGGCCGACCTTTTGAACATGCTCTGCGAGAACCGCTACGATGTGCTCGACCGCAACTACGCGCTCAATAAAATATGGGGAGATGACAACTACTTCAACTCACGCAGTATGGACGTTTACATTGCCAAACTGCGCAAGTACTTGGCACCCGACCCAGAAGTTGAACTGGTGAATGTGCACGGAAAGGGTTTTAAACTTCTGGCTAAGGAGTGA
- a CDS encoding SDR family oxidoreductase, whose amino-acid sequence MKIDLKGKRALVCGSTAGIGKAVALQLAEAGASVTLLARNEEKLKTTLAELASGDGRQHGYLVADFSKPEALKIVVENHVKSSEPYHILLNNTGGPAGGLAINADLSEFEAAFRSHLMCNHLLVQALVEGMKAEGYGRVINIISTSVKVPLNALGVSNTIRGAVANWSKTLANELGQFGITVNNVLPGATSTERLSSIIANKSNKQGISEAEVEKHMKAEIPAGRFAQAWEVAAAATFLASPLAGYINGINVPVDGGRTGCL is encoded by the coding sequence ATGAAAATCGATCTGAAAGGAAAGCGCGCCCTGGTCTGTGGAAGCACGGCAGGCATCGGCAAAGCAGTTGCATTGCAGTTGGCAGAGGCTGGTGCTTCGGTCACGTTGCTGGCGCGGAATGAGGAAAAACTGAAGACAACATTGGCCGAACTCGCAAGCGGAGATGGTCGGCAGCACGGTTATTTGGTGGCCGATTTCAGTAAACCCGAAGCATTGAAGATCGTGGTGGAAAACCACGTAAAATCGTCTGAACCTTACCACATTCTTTTGAACAATACAGGCGGCCCAGCCGGAGGTTTGGCCATCAATGCCGACCTGAGTGAGTTTGAAGCTGCGTTCCGTTCGCACCTCATGTGTAATCATTTGTTGGTGCAAGCGTTGGTGGAAGGAATGAAAGCTGAAGGCTACGGCCGTGTCATCAATATCATTTCCACTTCGGTGAAAGTGCCGCTGAACGCATTGGGCGTTTCCAACACCATTCGCGGAGCGGTGGCCAATTGGAGCAAAACGTTGGCCAATGAACTCGGTCAGTTCGGAATTACGGTGAATAACGTGCTGCCAGGCGCCACAAGCACGGAACGTTTGAGTTCCATCATCGCCAATAAATCCAATAAGCAAGGAATCAGCGAAGCGGAAGTGGAAAAACACATGAAGGCGGAAATCCCCGCTGGCCGCTTTGCCCAAGCGTGGGAAGTTGCAGCAGCGGCCACTTTCTTGGCATCACCGTTGGCTGGCTACATCAACGGAATCAACGTTCCAGTTGATGGAGGAAGAACGGGCTGTTTATAG
- a CDS encoding 3-hydroxyanthranilate 3,4-dioxygenase translates to MAIRKPFNLQQWIDDNRDLLKPPVGNKNLYVEAEDYIVMIVGGPNARKDYHYNETEELFYQLEGDINVRIQENGKAVDVPIKAGEMFLLPAKVPHSPGRSEGSVGLVIERVRIGTDMKDGLLWFCDKCNTKLHETYFPLTDIEKDFLPRFREFYGSEELRTCSNCGYVMETDPRFV, encoded by the coding sequence ATGGCAATACGAAAACCCTTCAACCTGCAACAATGGATCGATGATAACCGCGACCTGCTGAAACCGCCTGTCGGAAACAAAAACCTGTACGTGGAAGCTGAAGACTATATCGTGATGATCGTGGGTGGGCCAAACGCCCGAAAGGATTATCACTACAATGAAACGGAGGAGCTTTTCTATCAATTGGAAGGCGACATCAACGTGCGTATTCAGGAAAATGGGAAAGCTGTGGATGTGCCAATAAAAGCAGGCGAAATGTTCCTGCTTCCTGCAAAGGTTCCTCATTCGCCAGGCAGAAGCGAGGGTTCGGTCGGTTTGGTGATCGAGCGAGTGCGCATCGGCACCGACATGAAAGACGGTCTGCTGTGGTTCTGCGACAAATGCAACACCAAACTGCACGAAACCTACTTCCCGCTTACCGATATTGAGAAGGACTTTCTGCCACGTTTCCGCGAGTTCTATGGTTCGGAAGAACTGCGAACTTGCTCCAACTGTGGCTACGTAATGGAAACAGATCCGAGGTTTGTTTAA
- a CDS encoding T9SS type A sorting domain-containing protein, translated as MKKLIPFFVLGTIAAANAQTVTIDQSDFPQAGDSFSFGTDLDVTDLTIDLGTTGSGQTFDFSMLNTDSLFTVGFYDPATVTSGSDFPTADMAVDQSQAYGFVQVNAGSVDVIGLGGDLGPQLGSPVPLVLSIPATNPWTIFTFPSSLGTSFTDTAVFDQRELSAGLLPAQVGLVWQPAPDSVRIKRTVYIESSMDAEGTLTNVLGETHHVLRMNVVETNVDSLWGWTASGGWELPPALVQGFIGIPGTSTTYRTRYLSQEIGYYVVEFETDQSGTPLNATFISDQTQCCTGVEDIVAAGQAVMYPNPTNGTIRVRTGGDIYLLHIMDMSGKLLQMERLTIDNQTVDVSNLASGLYVYQMVDESGKIAHTGRLSCIK; from the coding sequence ATGAAAAAACTGATACCATTTTTTGTTCTGGGAACGATTGCGGCAGCCAATGCGCAAACAGTTACCATTGATCAGAGCGATTTCCCACAAGCGGGAGACTCGTTTTCTTTTGGAACAGATTTAGATGTAACCGATCTGACGATTGATCTGGGTACAACGGGAAGCGGACAGACGTTCGACTTTTCAATGCTGAATACGGATTCTTTGTTCACTGTAGGATTTTATGACCCTGCTACCGTAACCAGCGGAAGCGATTTCCCAACGGCCGATATGGCGGTGGATCAATCGCAGGCCTATGGGTTTGTTCAAGTGAATGCAGGCTCTGTGGATGTTATCGGCCTCGGTGGCGACCTTGGTCCTCAACTGGGAAGCCCAGTTCCGTTGGTGCTTTCTATTCCGGCTACGAATCCTTGGACCATCTTCACGTTTCCATCCAGTTTAGGAACATCATTTACCGATACCGCTGTTTTCGATCAGCGCGAATTGTCAGCAGGTCTGTTGCCTGCCCAAGTTGGTCTGGTTTGGCAACCCGCTCCGGATTCAGTTCGAATTAAGCGTACGGTTTATATCGAATCATCGATGGACGCAGAAGGAACCTTGACCAATGTGTTGGGCGAAACACATCATGTGCTACGAATGAATGTGGTTGAAACAAACGTTGATTCACTTTGGGGCTGGACTGCTTCCGGTGGTTGGGAATTGCCTCCAGCGCTTGTTCAGGGCTTTATCGGTATTCCAGGAACGTCTACCACATACAGAACACGTTATCTGAGCCAAGAGATCGGTTACTACGTGGTAGAGTTTGAAACCGACCAATCGGGAACACCGCTGAATGCAACGTTCATTTCGGATCAGACCCAGTGCTGTACAGGTGTTGAAGATATCGTAGCTGCTGGACAGGCGGTGATGTATCCGAACCCTACAAACGGTACCATTCGTGTAAGAACAGGCGGTGATATCTATCTGTTACACATCATGGATATGAGCGGAAAACTGCTTCAGATGGAGCGATTGACCATCGATAACCAAACGGTTGACGTGAGCAATTTGGCAAGTGGTCTTTATGTTTACCAAATGGTGGATGAAAGCGGAAAGATCGCCCACACAGGCCGATTGAGCTGTATCAAATAA